The Terriglobales bacterium genome includes a region encoding these proteins:
- a CDS encoding malectin domain-containing carbohydrate-binding protein yields the protein MAVLQESVEAERAELQRVLQSEAFVRAPALSHLLSYLCEKWFAGEGEQIKEYSIAVEVFGRGASFDQDSDSIVRVQANRLRRRLAEYYAGDGAGHTLHISIPVGQYVPQFAVAGESSQATKPVPDSQKPVAGDAVRWRSNVWRWFIPAAIASVVVGIGLLIFLPRTKTTVPAYPQRSASAVSEAPIGLPVGDEVRILAGSTHNYVDRAGKVWSADRYFSGGMLVRSPVRHIWRTLDPEIYRSSRQGDFSYDIPLKPGNYELRLHFAETYYGPEDSGGGEGSRIMAINVNGKTLLNDFDVVADAGGSRTADEKVLVDVTPAGDGLLHLNVSSLHGGRGMLSGIEIVPGVRGRIRPVRIVMRDSSYYSDDSRWWAPDQYFKGGQLAVRAGSVAGADDQELYESERWGNFSYAIPVPPGRYTAVLHFVERRFGVGNRDSYVGPPHEAAGGLGSRVFNVVCNGRVVVRDLDLLKNAAENQLLTRKITGLEPNSQGKLLFEFVPVRDYATVSAIEILPE from the coding sequence ATGGCTGTCCTTCAAGAGTCCGTGGAAGCGGAACGAGCTGAACTCCAGAGAGTTCTGCAGTCAGAGGCGTTTGTCCGCGCGCCTGCCCTCTCGCACTTGCTTTCCTATCTCTGCGAGAAGTGGTTCGCGGGTGAAGGTGAGCAGATTAAGGAGTACTCCATTGCGGTAGAGGTTTTTGGCCGCGGCGCCTCCTTCGACCAGGATTCCGATTCTATTGTCCGGGTACAAGCCAACCGGCTTCGTAGGCGCTTAGCAGAGTACTACGCGGGAGACGGCGCAGGTCACACTCTCCACATTTCAATTCCCGTAGGACAGTACGTGCCACAGTTTGCAGTCGCGGGGGAGTCTTCCCAGGCAACCAAGCCCGTGCCGGATTCTCAAAAACCTGTAGCGGGCGATGCCGTCAGATGGAGGTCAAACGTGTGGCGCTGGTTCATTCCAGCCGCCATTGCCTCTGTTGTGGTTGGTATCGGCCTTCTGATCTTTCTTCCCAGGACGAAAACAACTGTGCCGGCATATCCCCAAAGGTCCGCGTCCGCTGTGAGTGAGGCTCCAATCGGATTGCCAGTCGGCGACGAGGTCCGAATTCTTGCAGGGAGTACCCACAACTATGTTGATCGTGCCGGAAAAGTATGGAGCGCCGACCGGTACTTTTCCGGCGGAATGCTGGTTCGTAGTCCCGTGAGGCATATCTGGCGGACGCTTGATCCGGAAATTTACCGCTCCAGCCGCCAGGGCGATTTCAGCTATGACATTCCACTGAAGCCCGGCAATTATGAGCTGCGGCTGCACTTTGCCGAAACTTATTACGGTCCTGAGGATTCGGGCGGCGGCGAGGGCAGCCGCATTATGGCCATCAACGTCAACGGCAAAACGCTGCTCAATGATTTTGACGTGGTGGCCGATGCTGGCGGCAGCAGGACCGCCGACGAGAAGGTGCTGGTTGACGTTACCCCGGCGGGAGACGGCCTGCTGCACTTGAACGTCTCCTCCCTGCACGGAGGACGCGGAATGCTGTCGGGAATTGAGATTGTCCCGGGAGTGCGCGGCCGAATCCGTCCCGTTCGTATCGTTATGCGCGACAGCTCTTACTATTCCGACGACAGCCGCTGGTGGGCTCCGGACCAGTATTTCAAAGGAGGGCAGTTGGCGGTTCGTGCAGGATCGGTGGCGGGCGCCGATGACCAGGAATTGTACGAGAGCGAGCGTTGGGGAAACTTCTCTTACGCCATCCCCGTACCGCCGGGACGATACACAGCAGTGCTCCACTTTGTGGAGCGGCGCTTTGGGGTCGGTAATCGCGACAGCTACGTGGGTCCACCGCATGAAGCCGCAGGTGGCCTGGGTAGCCGGGTGTTCAACGTGGTTTGCAATGGGCGAGTGGTGGTGC
- a CDS encoding tetratricopeptide repeat protein: MRRLWLIGILLALSAALRADNSGSSASESQPPSLPMSQMTVAQLEARGDILRMQKNYEESIRYYNAGLQRQPKNAVLYNKIGIAELQIGQLSSAEYHFTRAVKFDSKYAQAFNNIGVIAYMQKNYGRAVKYYKKALALSEANASIHSNLGTAWFAQNKLERAIAEYTRALELDPEVLLRSTHGGVSAKISSPEDRAKYSYVLAKLFAKRGDIERCLECLRKAKEEGFHNLTDVYRDEEFATIRQDARLAELIPPPAVNK; this comes from the coding sequence ATGCGGAGACTATGGCTTATTGGAATCCTCTTGGCTCTTTCCGCTGCTTTGCGGGCTGACAATTCCGGCAGTTCAGCATCGGAGTCCCAGCCACCCAGCCTGCCAATGTCGCAAATGACGGTTGCACAACTGGAAGCCAGAGGGGACATCCTGCGTATGCAGAAGAACTACGAAGAATCAATTCGATACTACAATGCCGGCCTGCAGAGACAACCGAAGAATGCCGTCTTATACAACAAGATTGGAATCGCGGAGCTGCAGATTGGCCAGCTTAGTTCTGCGGAGTACCATTTCACTCGCGCGGTGAAATTCGATAGCAAATATGCTCAAGCCTTCAACAACATTGGCGTAATTGCCTACATGCAGAAGAATTACGGACGGGCGGTGAAATATTACAAAAAGGCACTGGCTTTGAGCGAAGCAAATGCCTCTATCCACAGTAATTTAGGCACTGCCTGGTTCGCCCAGAACAAGCTTGAGCGTGCAATCGCAGAATACACGCGTGCCTTGGAGTTGGATCCTGAGGTCCTATTGCGGTCCACCCACGGCGGCGTTTCTGCCAAGATTTCATCTCCCGAAGATCGCGCCAAATATTCTTATGTGTTGGCTAAGTTGTTCGCAAAACGTGGCGATATCGAACGTTGTCTCGAATGCCTGAGAAAAGCTAAGGAAGAGGGCTTTCACAATCTGACGGACGTTTATAGAGACGAAGAGTTCGCTACTATCCGGCAAGATGCACGACTGGCCGAACTGATCCCACCGCCTGCGGTCAACAAGTAG